One window of the Chitinophaga niabensis genome contains the following:
- a CDS encoding FAD-dependent oxidoreductase, with amino-acid sequence MIQSEATDKRSFPGKKINVDLVIIGGGLSGVCGAITAARQGLKVVLVQDRPVLGGNSSSEVRLWILGATSHMGNNNRWAREGGIVDELLVENTWRNPEGNPVIFDSVLLDKVTREQNITLLLNTTVYEVDKKDANTISSVKAFCSQNQTEYILSAPLFCDASGDGIVGFLSGAAFRMGAETTEEFGEKFAPTKEYGELLGHSLYFYSKDTGKPVTYVPPAFALTDITQIPKFKSFNAKEFGCKLWWIEYGGRLDTVHDTENIKWELWKVVYGVWNYIKNSGNFPEAENLTLEWVGMIPGKRESRRFEGDYMMRQQDIVEQRVHEDAVAFGGWSIDLHPADGVFSEKPGCNQWHSKGIYQVPYRCLYSKNITNLFLGGRIISASHVAFGSTRVMATAAYVTQAVAVAAALCKEQHILPAEIFTKGHIPALQQRLLKTGQYVPGLQLADKEDLVQSASIKASSELVFSKFPGTPVRKALTISSAQMLPLQKGKIAPFVFHADANEATELTVELRVSSKAGNHTPDVTVASQTLAVQPGRNCMQLQFDAVMEENAYAFITFLKNPLVELHFSEKRVSGILSVFNTINKAVSNYGKQTPPEDIGMDAFEFWCPQRRPEGHNIDLQYPEGLSVFQAANIRNGVDRPTTQPNAWVADWNDAQPQLTISWNEAKTISEIDLFFDTDYDHPMESVLMSHPESAMPFCVQKYKIRDEAGNVLAEQTNNYQTYNKIKLAQPVTTGKLVIEVQHPSENVPAAVFAVRCY; translated from the coding sequence CCGATAAGCGGTCCTTCCCCGGAAAAAAAATAAATGTTGACCTGGTGATCATAGGCGGCGGGCTTTCTGGTGTTTGTGGTGCCATTACAGCCGCAAGGCAGGGATTAAAAGTTGTGCTCGTGCAGGACAGGCCTGTGCTTGGAGGAAACTCCAGCAGCGAAGTAAGGTTATGGATCCTGGGTGCTACCTCACACATGGGTAACAATAACCGCTGGGCAAGAGAAGGAGGTATTGTGGATGAACTGCTGGTAGAGAACACCTGGCGCAATCCGGAAGGTAACCCCGTGATCTTTGATTCCGTGTTGCTGGATAAAGTGACCCGTGAACAGAACATCACCCTCTTACTGAACACCACCGTGTATGAAGTGGATAAAAAAGATGCCAACACCATCAGCTCCGTAAAAGCATTCTGCAGCCAGAACCAGACAGAATACATTTTATCTGCTCCTCTGTTCTGTGATGCCTCCGGTGATGGTATAGTTGGCTTCTTATCCGGTGCCGCTTTTCGTATGGGTGCTGAAACCACGGAGGAATTTGGAGAGAAATTCGCACCTACCAAAGAATATGGCGAACTGTTAGGTCATAGCCTGTATTTCTACAGTAAAGACACGGGCAAACCCGTTACCTACGTTCCGCCTGCATTTGCCTTAACAGATATTACACAGATCCCTAAGTTCAAATCTTTTAATGCTAAGGAATTTGGCTGCAAACTCTGGTGGATAGAATATGGCGGCAGGTTGGATACCGTACATGATACAGAAAACATCAAATGGGAATTGTGGAAAGTAGTGTACGGCGTATGGAACTACATTAAAAACTCCGGTAACTTCCCTGAAGCAGAAAACCTCACCTTGGAATGGGTAGGCATGATCCCCGGCAAAAGGGAAAGCCGCCGTTTTGAAGGTGATTACATGATGCGCCAGCAGGATATAGTAGAACAACGTGTACATGAAGATGCTGTAGCCTTCGGCGGATGGTCTATTGACCTCCATCCTGCAGATGGCGTGTTCAGTGAGAAACCAGGCTGTAATCAGTGGCATAGTAAAGGTATTTACCAGGTCCCTTACCGCTGCCTCTATAGTAAAAACATTACCAACCTGTTCCTGGGCGGCCGCATTATCAGTGCCTCTCACGTAGCTTTTGGCTCCACCCGTGTGATGGCCACTGCGGCATATGTTACACAAGCCGTTGCTGTTGCTGCAGCGCTTTGCAAAGAGCAGCACATTTTACCAGCGGAGATCTTCACTAAAGGACATATCCCGGCATTACAACAACGCCTCTTAAAAACAGGACAATACGTTCCGGGTTTACAGCTCGCAGATAAAGAAGACCTTGTACAATCAGCCAGCATTAAAGCTTCCAGCGAATTGGTGTTCAGCAAATTCCCCGGCACGCCTGTTCGTAAAGCGCTGACCATCTCTTCTGCGCAAATGCTGCCCCTGCAAAAAGGAAAGATTGCGCCTTTCGTTTTTCATGCGGATGCTAATGAAGCAACGGAGTTAACTGTAGAGCTGCGCGTGAGTAGCAAAGCAGGTAATCATACGCCGGATGTAACAGTGGCTTCACAAACTTTAGCTGTACAACCCGGCAGGAATTGCATGCAACTGCAATTTGATGCAGTGATGGAAGAGAACGCCTATGCATTCATTACCTTCCTTAAAAATCCACTGGTTGAATTACACTTCTCTGAAAAAAGGGTATCCGGTATCCTTTCTGTATTCAACACCATCAACAAAGCAGTATCCAATTACGGCAAACAAACACCGCCGGAAGATATCGGGATGGATGCCTTTGAGTTCTGGTGCCCGCAACGCAGGCCGGAAGGGCATAATATTGATCTGCAATATCCTGAAGGCCTGAGTGTGTTCCAGGCAGCTAATATCCGTAATGGAGTGGATAGGCCTACTACACAGCCCAATGCCTGGGTGGCGGACTGGAATGATGCGCAGCCTCAGTTAACGATCAGTTGGAACGAAGCTAAGACCATCAGCGAAATAGATCTCTTCTTTGATACGGATTATGATCATCCGATGGAATCTGTGTTGATGTCTCACCCTGAGTCGGCCATGCCTTTCTGTGTGCAGAAATATAAGATCAGAGATGAAGCGGGGAATGTATTAGCGGAGCAAACAAATAATTATCAGACTTATAATAAGATAAAACTGGCACAGCCTGTTACTACCGGGAAGTTGGTAATTGAAGTGCAACATCCTTCAGAGAATGTGCCTGCTGCTGTTTTTGCAGTGAGATGTTATTAA